One window of Halonatronomonas betaini genomic DNA carries:
- a CDS encoding type II toxin-antitoxin system Phd/YefM family antitoxin, protein MPTIRPVSDLRNSFTEISDVCHKEGEPVFLTKNGRGDMVVMSIAQYEKQQALLELYKKLGEAEIESQNNAETISHDELMQQMKEKLNE, encoded by the coding sequence ATGCCAACCATTAGACCTGTTTCTGATTTAAGAAATAGCTTCACAGAGATTTCAGATGTATGCCATAAAGAAGGTGAACCTGTATTTTTAACCAAAAATGGTAGAGGTGATATGGTCGTAATGAGCATTGCACAATATGAAAAACAACAGGCTTTGCTTGAGCTTTATAAAAAATTAGGAGAGGCTGAAATAGAAAGCCAGAATAATGCCGAAACCATTTCCCATGATGAACTTATGCAGCAGATGAAAGAAAAATTAAATGAGTAA
- a CDS encoding TspO/MBR family protein, whose product MDNSNWYSNLNKPGWSPPSWVFGPVWSVLYIFIAISFGNVFIQFARGVLTWQVALPFALNLIFNFAFTPLQFKLRNNLLASVDIILILITLIWAIVAIRPYISWVAYINIPYLLWVSFATALQLTITWLNR is encoded by the coding sequence ATGGACAATAGCAACTGGTACTCAAATTTAAATAAACCAGGCTGGTCGCCACCTTCCTGGGTTTTTGGGCCTGTCTGGTCAGTATTGTATATCTTCATAGCGATCTCTTTCGGCAATGTCTTTATCCAGTTTGCCCGGGGCGTTTTAACCTGGCAGGTCGCCCTGCCCTTTGCCCTCAATCTAATCTTTAATTTTGCCTTTACACCACTGCAATTTAAGCTGAGAAACAATCTTTTAGCATCAGTCGATATTATATTAATCCTTATAACATTAATCTGGGCAATAGTTGCTATCAGACCCTATATTTCATGGGTCGCCTATATCAATATTCCATATCTCTTATGGGTCTCATTTGCAACAGCCCTCCAGCTAACAATCACCTGGTTGAACAGGTAA
- a CDS encoding type II toxin-antitoxin system RelE/ParE family toxin encodes MSNKKYNIRYLPLAQKDLNEIVSYLQTDSPDYAEKLIDQFDNEISQLILFPYKGKVPEDESLKKKNYRMLIIDNYIIFYVVFETNNLIEIRRIIHGKRKYKFLL; translated from the coding sequence ATGAGTAATAAAAAATATAATATAAGATATTTACCGTTAGCTCAAAAAGATTTAAATGAGATAGTTTCTTATCTTCAAACAGATTCACCTGATTATGCAGAAAAGTTAATAGACCAATTTGATAATGAAATATCTCAACTAATACTTTTCCCTTATAAAGGTAAAGTCCCTGAAGATGAAAGTTTAAAGAAAAAGAATTACCGTATGTTAATAATAGATAATTATATTATATTTTATGTTGTTTTTGAAACCAATAATCTTATCGAAATCAGAAGAATTATACATGGCAAAAGAAAATATAAATTTTTACTTTGA
- a CDS encoding nucleotidyltransferase family protein: MELRDYVKNKIIKILKEHNITRASIYGSYARGEANENSDIDIVVELNRRSLFELVGLKQDIEDATGLKVDITTYHGLDNSPREGIKDKIKKDEVKII, translated from the coding sequence ATGGAATTAAGAGATTATGTTAAAAACAAAATAATTAAAATTTTAAAAGAGCATAATATAACTAGAGCAAGCATTTATGGTTCCTATGCCAGAGGAGAAGCTAATGAAAATAGCGATATAGATATTGTAGTTGAATTAAATCGCCGAAGTCTTTTTGAGTTAGTGGGCTTGAAACAGGATATTGAAGATGCAACTGGCCTAAAGGTAGACATTACAACATACCATGGACTTGATAACTCTCCAAGAGAAGGTATTAAAGACAAGATAAAAAAAGATGAGGTTAAAATAATATGA
- a CDS encoding class I SAM-dependent methyltransferase translates to MYKNILEILTCPRCQEKLQIEAEKESNGEVIEGLLTCTNYHQWQVEDGIIIFQAQEQKEVNNWNELYKDISYQELDTKIKDSTPQVELTAQKEGIREIINIVKKKDSTKILDIATGRGMLLTELVQEFGSKISLVAVDLSARVLKYDRLKCKELNPKARINFIACDATELPILKDSLDLSVSFFGIQNMGSLIPEGIKEGVRVSKKGLINTGYIIKDDNPEIPSINKKLKKAGYDIRLDQFTESYFRQSHKLTDDYKINVKKIFEGIGGNNKNDLIPIKDMWFALAISETILDY, encoded by the coding sequence ATGTATAAAAATATCTTAGAGATTTTAACCTGCCCGAGATGTCAGGAAAAGTTACAAATTGAAGCAGAAAAAGAGAGCAACGGTGAAGTGATTGAAGGATTATTAACCTGTACAAACTATCATCAATGGCAGGTAGAAGATGGCATTATTATCTTTCAAGCACAGGAGCAGAAAGAAGTTAATAATTGGAATGAACTATATAAAGACATAAGTTATCAAGAATTAGATACTAAAATAAAAGATTCAACCCCTCAGGTAGAATTAACAGCTCAAAAAGAAGGCATCAGAGAAATCATTAATATTGTTAAAAAGAAAGACTCAACTAAAATACTTGATATTGCAACAGGCAGAGGTATGTTATTGACAGAATTAGTTCAGGAATTTGGCAGTAAGATTAGCCTGGTAGCAGTTGATCTCAGCGCTAGAGTTTTGAAATATGATAGGCTTAAATGCAAAGAACTCAATCCTAAAGCAAGAATAAATTTTATTGCCTGTGATGCAACAGAGTTGCCTATTTTAAAAGATAGCCTTGATTTATCAGTCTCATTTTTTGGTATCCAGAATATGGGCAGTTTAATCCCTGAAGGAATTAAAGAAGGAGTTAGAGTGAGCAAAAAAGGCTTAATCAATACAGGCTATATTATTAAAGATGACAATCCTGAAATTCCGTCAATCAATAAAAAACTAAAGAAGGCCGGCTATGATATTAGACTGGACCAATTTACTGAATCATATTTTCGCCAATCACATAAACTCACCGATGATTACAAGATCAATGTTAAAAAGATATTTGAAGGTATCGGTGGCAATAACAAAAATGATCTAATTCCAATTAAAGATATGTGGTTTGCCCTGGCAATCAGCGAAACCATATTAGATTACTAA
- a CDS encoding HD domain-containing phosphohydrolase, which produces MRSDDNRWNDGAELREKAEWILQKNGAGKSKELESMSSGEIFQLLHELHVHQIELELQNEELRQTQSELETARARYYDLYDLAPVGYCTLSRQNLILRANLAAAKLLGKTRDELINKPISRFILPEDQDKYYFFRKQLFETEQPQESELRMVGSDDNQFWAWLYATISRNDEGDHICRIVLVDITDRKQAERDLKQREKRQRLAVEIASDFLNNPINQMDRTIDNGLAKIGKNLEADRSYIYETTGENQIMECKYTWYASNLRDRPDNNMNKPVEISTWVYGQILDHKPVSITDINDLPEKAVSDRKKFKSQSFRSILWAPMIVESYVIGFLGIDSVQAKKEWTDNDIMTMQLAASIVASAIKRVKTEKELIHQTFHDQLTGLYNRTFFEEESKRLNVERQLPIGLIIADVNGLKLINDTFGHEKGDELLKKVAEIFQNTCREEDIITRWGGDEFLILLPQTGEKEAREICDRIRKNCSKANDLEIPISIALGHSIKEDLDDDIYSSIDEADEVMYKNKLVESRSVKGNVLKALLNTLRSKCHETEEHAWRLQKMSRKMGEKMDLPSTELDRLFLLVTMHDIGKASISEEILVKTGELNKEELEIMKKHPERGYHIASATDEFSHVANEILHHHEWWDGTGYPDRLKGEKIPLLSRITAIVDAYDAMTNSRPYNKGQLKTHQEAIAEIKEYAGSQFDPELVELFLELYEDENGID; this is translated from the coding sequence ATGAGAAGTGATGACAACCGCTGGAATGATGGTGCTGAACTCCGTGAAAAGGCTGAATGGATTCTACAAAAAAATGGTGCTGGCAAATCAAAAGAGCTGGAGTCTATGTCATCAGGGGAAATATTTCAGCTCCTCCATGAACTGCATGTACATCAAATAGAGCTAGAGCTTCAGAATGAGGAACTGCGCCAGACTCAGTCAGAGCTGGAGACTGCCCGGGCCCGGTATTATGATTTATATGACCTGGCTCCAGTAGGATATTGTACTCTTTCCCGACAAAATCTTATCCTTAGGGCCAATCTGGCTGCTGCTAAATTATTGGGCAAAACCCGTGATGAGCTTATTAATAAGCCTATTTCCAGGTTTATACTCCCTGAAGATCAGGATAAATATTATTTTTTCCGGAAACAACTTTTTGAAACCGAACAGCCCCAGGAGAGTGAACTCAGGATGGTCGGTTCTGATGACAACCAGTTCTGGGCCTGGTTGTATGCCACTATTTCTCGTAATGATGAAGGTGATCATATCTGCCGGATTGTGCTGGTTGATATTACTGACCGAAAACAGGCTGAAAGAGATTTAAAACAGCGGGAAAAAAGACAGAGACTGGCTGTAGAAATAGCTTCTGATTTTCTGAATAACCCTATTAACCAGATGGATAGAACGATTGATAATGGTCTGGCGAAAATCGGCAAAAATTTGGAGGCAGATAGAAGTTATATATATGAGACAACAGGCGAGAATCAAATTATGGAGTGTAAATATACCTGGTATGCCAGCAACTTAAGAGATCGGCCTGATAATAACATGAATAAACCTGTTGAAATTTCAACCTGGGTCTATGGACAGATTCTCGATCATAAACCTGTTTCAATTACAGACATCAATGACCTGCCTGAAAAAGCTGTAAGTGACAGAAAAAAATTCAAAAGCCAATCTTTTCGCTCAATTCTCTGGGCACCAATGATCGTTGAAAGCTATGTCATAGGATTTTTAGGAATTGATTCTGTTCAGGCTAAAAAAGAATGGACTGATAACGATATTATGACCATGCAGCTAGCTGCAAGCATTGTTGCCAGTGCAATTAAAAGGGTCAAGACAGAAAAAGAGCTTATCCATCAAACATTCCATGATCAATTAACAGGTCTTTATAATCGCACATTTTTTGAGGAAGAAAGCAAACGCTTAAATGTAGAAAGACAGCTGCCAATAGGTCTAATAATTGCTGATGTGAACGGCCTGAAACTGATTAACGATACCTTTGGCCATGAAAAAGGTGATGAACTCCTTAAAAAAGTGGCAGAGATTTTTCAAAATACCTGCCGGGAAGAAGATATTATTACCCGCTGGGGCGGCGATGAATTTCTAATCCTTCTGCCCCAGACTGGAGAGAAGGAAGCACGAGAAATCTGTGATAGGATACGAAAAAATTGTTCTAAGGCTAATGATCTTGAAATACCTATCTCTATTGCCTTAGGTCATTCAATAAAAGAAGATCTTGATGATGATATTTACTCTTCTATTGATGAAGCCGATGAAGTTATGTATAAAAATAAGTTGGTGGAAAGCCGGAGTGTCAAGGGTAATGTCTTAAAGGCATTACTTAATACCCTGAGGTCTAAATGCCATGAAACCGAAGAACATGCCTGGCGTCTACAAAAGATGTCTCGAAAGATGGGTGAAAAAATGGATCTTCCATCCACTGAACTGGACAGATTATTTCTTCTGGTTACAATGCATGATATAGGAAAGGCCAGTATTTCAGAGGAGATCCTGGTTAAAACCGGTGAGTTAAATAAAGAAGAATTAGAGATCATGAAAAAACATCCAGAACGCGGATACCATATTGCCTCAGCAACAGATGAATTTTCCCATGTTGCAAATGAAATTCTCCACCATCATGAATGGTGGGATGGCACCGGTTATCCTGATAGACTTAAAGGAGAAAAAATCCCTCTTTTATCCCGGATAACAGCAATTGTCGATGCCTATGACGCCATGACTAATAGTCGACCCTATAATAAAGGTCAGCTTAAAACTCACCAGGAAGCTATTGCCGAAATAAAAGAATATGCAGGCAGCCAATTTGACCCGGAACTGGTAGAACTGTTTTTGGAGTTATATGAAGATGAGAATGGTATCGATTAA
- a CDS encoding chemotaxis protein CheB yields the protein MTEKQEKNEKKKQKDKTKKNADRTNTASFPIVGIGASAGGLEAFKEFFSGMPDDSEIGMAFVLVQHLAPDHESSLTEIIRNFTSMRVLEVKDGMKVEANSIYIIPPNYEMTFRDGALHLREPDEPRGHRMPIDVFFRSLASGQSEQAVCVILSGTGSDGTLGLRAIKGEGGMAMVQEPDTARYEGMPGSAIATGLVDYELPPAEMPEKLIAYITHAFGDLRRSTQSQEGEEKLLKKTFIALRNQTGHDFSQYKRSTIQRRIQHRMSVQQIETMDKYVKYLQQTPEEVESLFRDLLIGVTSFFRDSEAFKALEDKVIPSLLADKRESGILRLWVPACSTGEEAYSIAILIAECQDRHNQNLKVQIFATDIDSKAIVVARRGLFPASISEDVSQERLSNFFKTTEGGKTYRIQKRIREMVIFSEQNLIEDPPFSRLDLISCRNLLIYMQKDLQKKIISLFSYALNPGGYLFLGSSETLGDSHVHFSTLDNKLKLYQLKENIQSSQQEGEYDFLPPMTATDAGQPPLVTPAKEESVGRTLRELTEQKLLEDFSPVAVLVNSYGQLLYIHGHTGLYLELFPGLSGVNNILKMARDGLQSELTTALHKAVKDQKKVFCPNLHINSHNNITQANLTVCPIKNVPSSKYDEALYLVVLERISSSKNESPILITEQSASEEEEKYGPESRKVIADLRRKLRAKEESLQNTVEELQTANEELKSSNEELQSVNEEMQSTNEELETSKEELQSLNEELKTVNAELEDKVDELTQTNNDMNNMLSGTGIGTLFVDLDLEIIRFTSTVTEFINLIDSDIGRPVGHIASNLKKYDSLSEDAQEVLDTLVPKEVEVQTNNGKWYMMRIQPYRTAENVIKGAVITFRDISERKKLEDELAEVSSLLSEQADGDRDEKAKKEPGEVEPNEK from the coding sequence ATGACAGAGAAGCAAGAAAAAAATGAAAAGAAAAAGCAGAAAGATAAAACTAAGAAAAATGCTGACAGAACTAATACTGCCAGCTTTCCTATAGTTGGCATCGGAGCTTCAGCCGGGGGACTTGAAGCTTTCAAAGAGTTTTTTTCTGGTATGCCTGATGACTCTGAAATAGGCATGGCCTTTGTTTTGGTACAGCATCTGGCCCCTGACCACGAAAGTTCTCTTACTGAGATTATCCGTAATTTCACCAGTATGCGGGTTTTAGAGGTCAAGGATGGGATGAAAGTTGAAGCTAACTCTATTTATATTATTCCACCTAACTATGAAATGACCTTTCGCGATGGTGCCCTTCATTTGAGGGAACCTGATGAGCCCAGGGGCCATCGTATGCCAATCGATGTTTTCTTCCGTTCTCTGGCCAGCGGGCAGTCCGAGCAGGCTGTCTGTGTTATCCTTTCAGGAACCGGGAGCGACGGAACTCTCGGACTTAGGGCCATTAAAGGCGAGGGCGGGATGGCCATGGTTCAGGAACCAGATACCGCCAGGTATGAAGGAATGCCAGGCAGTGCTATTGCCACTGGCTTAGTTGATTATGAACTGCCACCGGCAGAAATGCCTGAAAAGCTTATTGCCTATATAACTCATGCTTTTGGCGATCTCCGGCGGTCTACACAGAGTCAAGAGGGAGAAGAAAAATTATTAAAAAAGACTTTTATTGCCCTCCGTAACCAGACCGGCCATGATTTTTCTCAGTATAAACGGAGTACAATTCAGCGACGTATTCAGCATCGGATGTCTGTTCAACAGATTGAGACAATGGATAAGTATGTTAAATATCTCCAGCAGACACCAGAAGAGGTAGAAAGTCTTTTCCGTGATCTACTTATTGGTGTGACCAGCTTCTTTCGGGATTCAGAGGCTTTTAAAGCTCTTGAGGATAAAGTTATTCCAAGTCTTTTAGCTGATAAACGTGAGTCTGGTATACTCCGGCTCTGGGTACCGGCCTGTTCTACTGGCGAGGAGGCCTATTCTATTGCTATTTTGATTGCTGAGTGTCAGGACAGGCATAATCAGAATTTAAAGGTGCAGATCTTTGCAACCGATATTGATAGCAAGGCTATTGTTGTAGCTCGCCGTGGTCTCTTTCCAGCAAGTATTTCTGAAGATGTCTCACAGGAACGGTTATCTAACTTTTTTAAGACTACAGAAGGTGGTAAGACCTATCGCATCCAGAAAAGAATTCGGGAAATGGTGATTTTTTCTGAACAAAATCTAATTGAAGATCCACCTTTCTCCCGACTGGACCTTATCAGCTGCCGTAATCTTTTAATTTATATGCAAAAGGATTTACAGAAAAAAATAATTTCGCTCTTTAGCTATGCCCTGAACCCAGGGGGTTATCTCTTTTTAGGGTCTTCTGAAACATTAGGTGATTCCCATGTTCATTTTTCTACTCTAGACAATAAATTAAAACTCTATCAACTAAAAGAAAATATCCAGAGCAGTCAACAGGAGGGAGAATATGATTTCCTGCCTCCGATGACAGCAACAGATGCAGGCCAACCACCCCTTGTTACACCAGCTAAAGAGGAGAGTGTGGGAAGAACATTAAGAGAGTTAACTGAACAGAAGCTCCTGGAAGATTTCAGCCCGGTTGCAGTCCTTGTTAATAGTTATGGTCAATTGCTTTATATTCACGGTCATACCGGTTTGTATCTTGAACTTTTCCCAGGCTTGAGTGGTGTCAATAATATTCTCAAAATGGCCCGGGACGGCTTACAGTCTGAGTTGACTACAGCTCTCCATAAAGCAGTAAAAGATCAGAAAAAAGTCTTCTGCCCCAATCTGCATATCAATAGTCATAATAATATAACCCAGGCCAATCTAACTGTATGTCCAATAAAAAATGTTCCCAGTTCTAAATATGATGAAGCTTTATATCTGGTTGTCCTGGAAAGGATTTCTTCATCTAAGAATGAATCTCCTATCCTGATTACCGAGCAGTCAGCTAGTGAAGAGGAAGAGAAATATGGCCCAGAAAGCAGAAAGGTTATTGCTGATCTCCGCCGAAAATTACGGGCTAAAGAAGAGTCTCTCCAGAATACCGTTGAGGAACTGCAGACAGCAAATGAAGAACTAAAATCTTCTAATGAAGAGCTGCAATCTGTGAATGAGGAAATGCAATCTACCAATGAAGAACTGGAGACTTCCAAGGAGGAATTGCAATCATTAAACGAAGAATTAAAAACTGTTAATGCTGAGCTGGAAGATAAAGTGGATGAGCTGACCCAGACCAATAATGACATGAATAATATGTTATCAGGTACCGGGATTGGCACTCTCTTTGTTGACCTGGATTTAGAGATCATCAGGTTTACTTCTACTGTTACAGAATTTATTAATTTAATTGATAGTGATATTGGCAGACCTGTAGGCCATATCGCTTCTAATTTGAAAAAATACGACAGTCTATCAGAGGATGCCCAGGAGGTTTTAGACACATTAGTTCCTAAAGAGGTAGAGGTACAGACCAATAACGGAAAATGGTATATGATGCGCATCCAACCTTATAGAACGGCAGAGAATGTAATTAAGGGAGCAGTAATCACCTTTAGAGATATCAGCGAAAGAAAGAAATTAGAGGATGAGCTTGCTGAAGTCTCCAGCTTGCTTTCTGAACAGGCCGATGGAGATAGAGACGAGAAAGCAAAAAAGGAGCCAGGAGAGGTGGAACCAAATGAGAAGTGA
- the rarD gene encoding EamA family transporter RarD produces MENQSDSQNKYNKKLGIIYGVMAFTAWGFLPVYWDLLNQIPALEILAHRIVWSFIFVTALLIVKGKFNTLKEILASRQKSLLVFAGAVLISINWYTYIWAVNSNFVLQTSMGYYINPLVVSLLSMVVLKEKFNKGKITALILATIGVLIQTVQYGSVPWVALILAVSFALYGLVKKIVNIDTITALALETLMITPIALFYIGRIELGGTGSLTVIPFSVLVILLLSGIVTATPLLWFARGTQLVEFSTIGFLQYIAPTISFFLGVFFFREDFSITHLISFGFIWTALIVYTLAITRGTKKEQGQVRTSKSETRV; encoded by the coding sequence TTGGAAAATCAGTCAGATTCACAGAATAAATATAATAAAAAATTAGGTATAATCTATGGCGTCATGGCCTTTACAGCCTGGGGCTTTTTGCCGGTATACTGGGATTTATTAAATCAGATACCTGCCCTTGAAATCCTGGCCCATCGGATAGTCTGGTCCTTTATTTTTGTAACAGCCCTCCTTATAGTTAAGGGCAAATTCAATACCCTGAAGGAAATCCTGGCCAGCAGGCAGAAATCTCTGCTTGTCTTTGCCGGAGCAGTCCTGATCAGTATCAACTGGTATACATATATCTGGGCAGTAAATTCTAATTTTGTCCTCCAGACAAGTATGGGTTATTATATCAACCCCCTGGTTGTCTCACTTTTGAGCATGGTTGTTCTTAAGGAGAAGTTTAATAAAGGCAAGATAACAGCACTTATCCTGGCCACCATCGGTGTCCTGATCCAGACAGTTCAATACGGAAGTGTTCCCTGGGTGGCCTTAATCCTGGCAGTTAGTTTTGCACTCTATGGCCTGGTCAAAAAGATAGTCAATATCGATACTATTACAGCCCTGGCCCTGGAAACCTTAATGATTACCCCAATAGCATTATTCTATATTGGCCGGATTGAACTTGGCGGCACAGGCAGCCTGACAGTAATTCCTTTCTCAGTTCTCGTCATCTTATTACTTTCAGGTATAGTTACTGCCACACCATTGCTCTGGTTTGCCAGAGGAACCCAGCTAGTTGAGTTTTCAACGATCGGGTTCTTACAGTATATTGCCCCAACAATCAGCTTTTTCCTAGGAGTATTCTTCTTTAGAGAAGACTTCTCAATAACCCACCTGATCAGTTTCGGCTTTATCTGGACCGCCCTGATTGTTTATACGCTGGCAATTACCAGAGGCACCAAAAAGGAGCAGGGTCAGGTCCGAACCAGCAAATCTGAAACCAGAGTATAA
- a CDS encoding HepT-like ribonuclease domain-containing protein, producing MELINKYISGINKEEFLSNQEKQDAVVNRLQVIGEAVKNIDEVVKKKYTGIPWRQMAGMRDVLIHRYHGIDIELVWDTVNDELVLILEEINKMLENMNE from the coding sequence ATTGAGTTGATTAATAAATATATTTCAGGCATTAATAAAGAAGAGTTTTTGAGCAATCAAGAAAAACAGGATGCAGTTGTAAATAGATTGCAGGTTATTGGAGAAGCAGTGAAAAACATTGATGAAGTTGTTAAGAAAAAGTATACTGGTATTCCCTGGCGGCAGATGGCTGGCATGAGAGATGTATTAATTCATAGATATCATGGAATAGATATAGAGCTTGTCTGGGATACGGTTAATGATGAATTGGTTTTAATTTTAGAAGAAATCAATAAAATGTTAGAAAATATGAATGAATGA
- the arsM gene encoding arsenite methyltransferase, translating to MHDKEKIKEALKERYGGIAREDRNKEDNNDQSADCCSGGGGGCCDGSAVETNIETKIGYSEEDLNQDTADASFGLGCGNPKAIASLKPGETVLDLGCGAGFDLLLASREVGESGYLIGVDMTPEMIEKAKANAAKNNLTNIDFYLADIEDLPLEDNTVDVIISNCVINLTPDKEAVYREALRVLKPGGRIAIADVLKAKEMPEKLMADIKNYIECIAGAITKAELKRILTELNYSDIEIKTKANSDEIVDSWSDEYNLSDYIFSSYITARKPGETSKPNKPKPEVSPEEYAKLANALGNSHRIEILKILAAQPADDRCMVGNLVDKLPISQSTVSQHLKILKEAGWIIGQTDGPKVCYCLNDNTANQFKQLTDSLLS from the coding sequence ATGCATGATAAAGAAAAAATCAAAGAAGCTTTAAAAGAAAGATATGGTGGCATTGCCAGAGAAGACAGGAACAAAGAGGATAATAATGATCAGTCAGCAGATTGTTGTTCAGGTGGTGGTGGAGGCTGCTGTGATGGTTCTGCAGTTGAAACCAATATAGAAACTAAGATAGGCTATTCTGAGGAAGATTTAAATCAGGATACAGCTGATGCCAGCTTCGGTTTAGGCTGTGGCAATCCTAAAGCAATTGCCTCGCTCAAACCAGGTGAGACTGTCCTTGATCTCGGCTGTGGAGCAGGCTTTGATCTATTGCTTGCTTCCAGAGAAGTTGGCGAATCTGGTTATCTAATCGGAGTCGATATGACACCGGAGATGATTGAGAAAGCTAAGGCCAACGCTGCCAAAAATAATTTAACCAATATTGATTTCTATCTGGCAGATATCGAAGATCTACCCCTGGAGGATAATACAGTCGATGTTATAATCTCTAACTGTGTCATTAACCTAACGCCTGATAAAGAGGCCGTTTATAGAGAGGCCCTGAGGGTTTTAAAACCAGGTGGCAGAATTGCAATCGCAGATGTTCTCAAGGCTAAAGAAATGCCTGAGAAATTAATGGCCGATATTAAAAATTATATAGAATGTATAGCCGGTGCGATAACTAAAGCCGAGCTAAAAAGAATACTAACTGAGCTTAATTATTCCGACATTGAAATCAAAACAAAAGCAAATAGTGATGAGATCGTTGATAGCTGGTCTGATGAATATAATCTTTCAGATTATATTTTCTCAAGCTATATAACAGCTCGCAAGCCTGGTGAGACCAGTAAGCCCAACAAACCGAAGCCAGAAGTTTCTCCAGAGGAGTATGCAAAGCTTGCTAATGCTTTAGGTAACTCTCACAGGATTGAGATTCTGAAAATCCTTGCTGCCCAGCCAGCAGATGACAGGTGTATGGTCGGTAATTTAGTTGATAAACTCCCGATCTCTCAATCCACAGTATCCCAGCATCTTAAAATCTTAAAAGAAGCCGGCTGGATTATCGGTCAGACAGATGGCCCTAAAGTCTGCTACTGCTTAAATGATAATACCGCCAACCAATTTAAGCAACTAACTGACAGCCTTTTGAGTTAA
- a CDS encoding histidine phosphatase family protein produces MTKLYITRHGETEWNLNNKMQGWKESKLTSKGKKQAEWLGDRLEDINFEAIYSSPLGRALNTAEIITDNRETEIIIDQNLKEMNFGDWEGKTSSEIKSKDFDQYKKFWEKPHLFNGETGEKFDDVRNRVIPVIDKIISNHTNNILIVTHTVIIKTIMAYFEQRAPSELWDPPFIHQTCLNVIEVTDDQIDIILHGDTSHYQE; encoded by the coding sequence ATGACAAAACTGTATATAACCAGACATGGTGAAACAGAATGGAACCTAAATAATAAAATGCAGGGCTGGAAAGAATCTAAACTTACTTCAAAGGGTAAAAAACAGGCAGAATGGCTGGGAGACAGATTAGAAGATATCAACTTCGAAGCCATTTATTCAAGCCCTCTCGGGAGAGCATTAAATACAGCCGAGATAATTACCGATAATAGAGAAACAGAAATAATAATTGATCAAAACCTAAAAGAAATGAATTTTGGTGATTGGGAAGGCAAAACATCATCTGAAATTAAATCTAAAGACTTCGACCAGTATAAGAAGTTCTGGGAGAAGCCCCACCTATTTAATGGAGAAACTGGCGAAAAATTTGATGATGTTAGAAATAGAGTTATACCAGTAATAGACAAAATCATTTCAAATCACACCAATAATATTTTAATTGTTACCCATACAGTTATAATAAAAACTATAATGGCATACTTTGAACAAAGAGCCCCCTCAGAACTCTGGGATCCTCCTTTTATTCATCAGACCTGCTTAAATGTAATTGAAGTAACTGATGACCAGATAGATATAATTTTACATGGAGATACCTCTCACTATCAAGAATAG